ACAGGCAATGTCAGCAATAAACGAATTACGAAATAGTACTGACGCAAGTATCACTATCGAACGCGATGGTGAACAAATTGATGTGCAATTTAGCCTGCAATAACTAGCTTTGGAGTTTTTATAGAATGGTTCACGCGCTACACCTCACAAAAATCAAAAAAGGGTTAGCTAAATATGCAGCGCTTTTTTTATTAACAGGATTATCGCTTTCAGTTTCAGCTGTTGAGTATGCAGCTAATTTTAAAGGCACTGATATTAATGAGTTCATTAATATCGTAGGTCGGAATTTAAATAAAACCGTTATTATTGACCCAAATGTGCGCGGTAAAGTAAACGTGCGCAGTTACGAGCTAATGGACGAGAAGCTTTATTATCAGTTTTTCTTAAATGTACTCGAAGTTTATGGTTATTCAGCTGTTGAGATGGATAACGGTATTATTAAAATTGAAAAAAGTTCTGATGCTAAAAAGTCGAATGTACCGCTGATCACTGAAGATAACCAAGCCCGTGGCGATATGATGGTGACACGTGTGGTACGTGTTAAAAACGTAAGTGTACAAGAGCTTGGTCCTCTAGTTCGTCAATTTAGTGACCAAAAAGATGGTGGTCACGTTGCAAACTTTAATGCTGCGAACGTGATGATGTTGACTGGTCATGCTGCTTCAGTTAACCGCTTAGTAGAAATTATTCGCTCTGTTGACCAAGCAGGTGATAAGCGTGTAGATATTGTACAGCTTAAATTTGCTACCGCAGACGATGTGGTATCTGTTGTTGAGAATATTTACAAAGATGGTGGCAAGGGAAGCGTTCCTGAGTTCTTAATTCCTAAGGTTGTTGCTGATGGTCGTACTAACAGTGTGATTGTCAGTGGAGAGGCGCAAGCACGTACTCGTGCTGTTGAATTAATTAGCCGTTTAGATGGTGAGTTAGAGAACCAAGGTAATACTAAGGTTATCTATTTAAACTACGCAAAAGCTGAAGACCTTGTAAAAGTACTGCAAGGTGTGAGCAAAACATTAGCCGAAGATGCGCAAGGTGGTGCGACTAAAACTCGTTCTCGCAACCAAAACGAAACAAGTATTGAAGCACACCCTGATTCAAACTCTCTGGTTATTACTGCGCAACCAGATACGATGCGCTCACTTGAACAAGTGATAGAACGTCTTGATGTACGTCGAGCACAGGTACTTGTTGAAGCTATCATCGTTGAAGTGTTAGAGGCTGATGGTATCAACTTAGGCTTGCAATGGATTTCAGAGCAAGGCGGGATGATGCAGTTCAACAATGGTACAACAGTACCTGTTGG
The nucleotide sequence above comes from Pseudoalteromonas shioyasakiensis. Encoded proteins:
- the gspD gene encoding type II secretion system secretin GspD; the encoded protein is MVHALHLTKIKKGLAKYAALFLLTGLSLSVSAVEYAANFKGTDINEFINIVGRNLNKTVIIDPNVRGKVNVRSYELMDEKLYYQFFLNVLEVYGYSAVEMDNGIIKIEKSSDAKKSNVPLITEDNQARGDMMVTRVVRVKNVSVQELGPLVRQFSDQKDGGHVANFNAANVMMLTGHAASVNRLVEIIRSVDQAGDKRVDIVQLKFATADDVVSVVENIYKDGGKGSVPEFLIPKVVADGRTNSVIVSGEAQARTRAVELISRLDGELENQGNTKVIYLNYAKAEDLVKVLQGVSKTLAEDAQGGATKTRSRNQNETSIEAHPDSNSLVITAQPDTMRSLEQVIERLDVRRAQVLVEAIIVEVLEADGINLGLQWISEQGGMMQFNNGTTVPVGSLAVAAEQARDKTIQKTITGNETGNTTPYEETVEGDLGPLGQLLGGINGLAMGIVKNDWGAIIQAVSTDTNSNILATPSVTTMDNEEASMIVGQEVPIITGSQTGSNNANPFQTVERQEVGVKLKVTPQINDGSAVQLTIEQEVSSVSGATAVDISVNKRAIKTTVMADDGGMVVLGGLIDEDVQESVSKVPLLGDIPVLGHLFRSTSTNKRKRNLIVFIRPTIVRDGISMNKLSHSKYNFIRGEQHKQKEDGIDLMPLTDAPILPEWNDALVLPPTYEEYLKQQNANERNDD